One window of Pirellulales bacterium genomic DNA carries:
- a CDS encoding polysaccharide deacetylase family protein, with the protein MPALRLSSLVSRSISVGWRRAALCLFVGLATFVLQSTAGAEPWSEKLGFPAGKKVLILHADDIGMCYEANEAAKTYLKAGQIQSAALMVPCPWFNEMANWYIENPDYDIGLHLAMTSEWKWYRWGPVAERAKVPGLIDNEGYLWRNVQSVVLAAKPAEIEEEIRAQLNRALARGIKPSHIDTHMGTLYARPDYTRAYLKVAEEFRIPAMAIEPTPKVMEKFKKQGYPVSEAGNKILTEYKLPKLDDFYGAPEGKTYEEKRENFFQLVRSLDPGITEIIFHPSVQTEGLKHITGSWQQRVWEAQMFADPVVLAFFEREGILFTNWKEMMKRFDKK; encoded by the coding sequence ATGCCTGCACTTCGCTTGTCGTCGCTCGTTTCGCGGTCGATTTCCGTCGGTTGGCGGCGCGCAGCGCTGTGCTTGTTCGTTGGCTTGGCGACGTTCGTCCTGCAATCGACAGCGGGTGCTGAGCCGTGGAGCGAGAAGCTCGGCTTTCCCGCGGGCAAGAAGGTGCTGATTCTGCACGCCGACGATATCGGCATGTGCTACGAGGCCAACGAAGCGGCCAAGACTTACCTGAAGGCCGGGCAGATCCAGTCGGCGGCGTTGATGGTGCCGTGCCCCTGGTTCAATGAGATGGCCAACTGGTACATCGAAAACCCCGACTACGATATCGGTCTACACCTGGCAATGACCAGTGAATGGAAATGGTATCGCTGGGGGCCCGTGGCCGAGCGCGCGAAAGTGCCCGGCCTGATCGATAACGAAGGCTATCTGTGGCGCAACGTGCAATCGGTCGTTTTGGCGGCGAAGCCGGCCGAGATCGAGGAGGAGATTCGCGCCCAACTCAATCGCGCTCTTGCCCGGGGAATCAAGCCCAGTCACATCGACACGCACATGGGGACGTTGTACGCCCGTCCCGATTACACGCGGGCGTATTTGAAGGTTGCCGAAGAGTTCCGCATTCCGGCCATGGCTATCGAGCCTACGCCGAAAGTGATGGAGAAGTTCAAGAAGCAGGGCTATCCCGTCAGCGAGGCCGGCAACAAAATTCTGACCGAATACAAGCTGCCGAAACTCGACGACTTCTATGGCGCGCCCGAAGGGAAGACCTACGAAGAGAAACGCGAGAATTTCTTCCAGCTTGTCCGCTCGCTTGATCCAGGTATCACCGAGATCATCTTCCACCCCTCGGTGCAAACCGAAGGGCTGAAGCACATCACCGGTTCGTGGCAGCAGCGCGTGTGGGAAGCGCAGATGTTCGCCGATCCGGTCGTGCTGGCCTTCTTCGAACGCGAAGGGATTTTGTTCACGAATTGGAAAGAGATGATGAAACGCTTCGACAAGAAGTAG
- a CDS encoding HEAT repeat domain-containing protein, giving the protein MTADLAAMIGALRSKDTKAQAAAAQQLAQLGEDAQKAAVPLVEACAADESMREWVTAALEGLGAPQATDVPALIALLKRTELDVAYWAATLLGRLHADAAPAVAALVEALERHREGAVRERAAWALGQIGPAASAALAPLRTLSSGHGRLARLAGDAVKQITS; this is encoded by the coding sequence ATGACGGCGGACCTGGCGGCAATGATCGGTGCCCTGCGTTCGAAAGACACGAAGGCCCAGGCAGCCGCGGCCCAACAACTGGCGCAGTTGGGTGAAGATGCGCAAAAGGCGGCCGTGCCATTGGTTGAAGCTTGCGCTGCCGACGAATCGATGCGCGAATGGGTGACCGCGGCGCTCGAGGGACTGGGCGCGCCCCAAGCGACCGATGTGCCAGCGCTCATAGCGCTCCTCAAACGGACGGAATTGGATGTCGCCTACTGGGCTGCCACGCTGTTGGGGCGACTGCACGCCGACGCGGCGCCGGCCGTGGCGGCGCTAGTCGAGGCGCTTGAGCGTCACCGTGAAGGTGCCGTGCGCGAGCGGGCCGCATGGGCGCTCGGGCAGATCGGCCCTGCGGCCAGTGCGGCTCTCGCGCCGTTGCGGACGCTCAGTTCAGGCCACGGGCGGTTGGCACGCCTGGCAGGAGACGCCGTGAAACAGATCACGAGCTGA
- a CDS encoding FIST N-terminal domain-containing protein yields MTTDVASRSRFSTGFSQQEDARQAALEASRQALDKLGARPHLALVFAAGFEPDDFAILARTLHAELGAGCLLGCSAESLVYDATEIEGDRGLVVWLTHLPGVTLTPMHLEFERTDDGVAMLGWPESLEGTLPAGSSLLLLADPFTFPADTLLAHLNRHQEGIPVFGGMASGAMSAGDNRLIFADQALDDGAVAVLIDGPIRVRNVVSQGCRPIGRHFVVTKADDNVILELGGRPAVAQLQELYQQLTPAEQQLAQRGLHVGQVINEYQDRFSRGDFLVRNVQGIDAKAGAIAIGDYVRVGQTVQFHVRDAATADEDLAELLATAHSTNRGSCAGALVFTCNGRGTRLFPEPHHDAQAVARQWPAVPTAGFFAQGEIGPVGGKNFIHGFTASIALFEPTAEKSA; encoded by the coding sequence ATGACGACGGACGTGGCAAGCAGGTCGCGATTTTCAACAGGCTTCTCGCAGCAGGAAGATGCCCGACAGGCTGCGCTCGAGGCGAGCCGTCAGGCGCTCGATAAGTTGGGCGCCCGGCCGCACCTGGCGCTGGTGTTCGCCGCCGGATTCGAACCGGATGACTTTGCCATTCTGGCTCGCACGTTGCACGCAGAACTCGGCGCGGGCTGCCTGCTGGGCTGCTCGGCCGAGTCGTTGGTCTACGATGCGACCGAGATCGAAGGGGATCGGGGGCTGGTGGTCTGGCTGACGCATTTGCCTGGCGTCACGCTGACGCCGATGCATCTGGAGTTCGAACGCACCGACGACGGCGTCGCCATGCTCGGCTGGCCGGAGTCTTTGGAAGGCACGCTTCCCGCCGGATCGAGCTTGCTGCTGCTGGCCGATCCGTTCACTTTTCCGGCGGATACGCTCTTGGCACATTTGAACCGGCACCAGGAGGGCATTCCGGTTTTCGGCGGTATGGCCAGTGGTGCGATGTCCGCGGGCGACAATCGGCTGATTTTCGCCGACCAAGCCCTCGACGATGGCGCCGTCGCTGTCCTAATCGATGGGCCGATTCGCGTTCGGAATGTCGTCAGCCAGGGTTGTCGACCGATTGGACGCCACTTCGTCGTGACCAAGGCCGATGACAACGTGATTCTCGAACTGGGAGGTCGCCCGGCCGTCGCGCAATTGCAAGAGCTCTACCAGCAGCTCACGCCTGCCGAGCAGCAGTTGGCGCAGCGCGGCCTGCACGTCGGGCAAGTGATCAACGAATACCAGGACCGCTTCAGCCGTGGCGATTTTCTGGTGCGCAACGTCCAAGGCATCGACGCCAAGGCGGGCGCTATCGCGATCGGCGATTACGTGCGAGTCGGTCAAACCGTGCAATTTCACGTGCGCGACGCGGCCACGGCCGACGAAGACCTGGCCGAGCTGCTGGCCACGGCGCACTCCACGAATCGAGGTTCGTGCGCCGGCGCGCTGGTATTCACTTGCAACGGGCGCGGAACTCGCTTATTTCCAGAACCGCATCACGACGCGCAAGCCGTCGCCCGGCAGTGGCCGGCGGTGCCGACGGCTGGCTTCTTCGCGCAAGGCGAAATTGGGCCGGTCGGAGGCAAGAACTTCATTCACGGATTCACGGCCAGCATCGCGCTGTTCGAGCCAACCGCTGAAAAGTCAGCCTGA
- a CDS encoding amino acid permease: MTSNDIPSDANTPPAAGAQPQRRLSLFDTTSMIVGIIIGSGLYETTPVIAGNVPSAVWLILGWLLGALFSLVGSLCYAELATTYPADGGDYVYLTRAFGRALGFLFAWAQLWVIRPGSIGAMTYVFGRYATQLVSLGPYSFTIYAAGAVLVISGINILGVREGKWTQNALTSAKLLGLSIVMIVGLTCRAPLEQAPPALEEAPNYNVGLALILVVFTYGGWNDIAYAAAEVRNPERNILRALLLGVFAVATIYVGVNLAFVHALGLQGFAASRAVAGDVAALGLGDWGRRGIAILICISTLGAINGMIFTGARIYYAMGRDHSLFALVGRWSSRFGTPAWSLVIQAACTLLAVVGFGVIGSETQGGGFQRLIDFTTPVFWSFLLLTGLSVIVLRERDPERTRPFGVPWYPLLPAVFCTGAAGIVFAGVLHAIEARSWAALWAAGLMAPGVVLAFISRDGR; encoded by the coding sequence GTGACATCAAACGACATTCCTTCCGACGCGAACACCCCACCCGCCGCGGGCGCGCAGCCCCAGCGGCGGTTGTCGCTGTTCGATACCACGTCGATGATCGTCGGCATCATCATCGGCTCAGGGCTGTACGAAACCACGCCTGTCATTGCGGGCAATGTGCCGAGTGCCGTGTGGTTGATCCTGGGTTGGCTGCTGGGAGCCCTGTTTTCGCTCGTGGGCTCACTGTGCTATGCCGAATTGGCCACAACCTATCCGGCCGACGGCGGTGACTATGTCTATCTCACGCGTGCCTTCGGCCGGGCGTTGGGCTTCCTCTTCGCCTGGGCCCAACTGTGGGTGATTCGCCCCGGCTCGATCGGCGCCATGACCTATGTCTTCGGACGGTATGCCACGCAGCTGGTTTCGCTGGGGCCCTATTCGTTCACGATCTATGCCGCCGGTGCGGTGCTTGTCATCAGCGGCATCAATATTCTCGGCGTCCGTGAAGGAAAATGGACGCAGAACGCGCTAACCTCGGCCAAACTGCTGGGATTATCGATCGTCATGATCGTCGGCTTGACGTGCCGCGCTCCGCTCGAACAGGCGCCACCGGCTCTCGAAGAAGCGCCCAATTACAACGTGGGCCTGGCGTTGATCCTGGTCGTCTTCACCTACGGAGGCTGGAACGATATTGCCTACGCCGCGGCCGAGGTTCGCAATCCCGAACGGAATATCCTGCGAGCGTTACTGCTGGGCGTGTTCGCCGTGGCCACGATTTATGTGGGAGTGAACCTGGCCTTCGTTCACGCGCTAGGCCTGCAGGGATTCGCCGCCAGTCGCGCCGTGGCCGGTGACGTCGCGGCATTGGGACTGGGAGATTGGGGGCGGCGAGGGATTGCAATATTGATTTGCATTTCCACTCTGGGAGCCATCAACGGCATGATTTTCACCGGGGCGCGGATTTATTACGCGATGGGGCGCGATCATTCGCTATTTGCGCTGGTCGGTCGCTGGAGTTCGCGTTTCGGCACGCCCGCCTGGTCACTGGTGATTCAAGCGGCTTGCACCTTGCTGGCCGTCGTCGGCTTCGGTGTCATAGGTAGCGAAACCCAAGGGGGCGGCTTCCAGCGGTTGATCGATTTTACGACACCCGTCTTCTGGTCTTTTCTGCTGCTTACCGGGCTTTCGGTAATCGTGCTGCGAGAGCGCGATCCGGAACGTACCCGGCCGTTTGGAGTGCCGTGGTATCCGCTGTTGCCGGCCGTATTCTGCACGGGCGCGGCCGGTATCGTGTTCGCCGGCGTGCTGCACGCCATCGAGGCTCGCTCCTGGGCCGCGCTGTGGGCCGCTGGACTAATGGCCCCGGGCGTGGTGTTGGCGTTCATCTCGCGCGACGGCCGATAA
- a CDS encoding co-chaperone GroES has translation MRIIPLGPNVVVRRMEAEEKTTGGIVLPEGARKKPREGRVLSVGDGIILKDGTRARPQVNEGDRVLFNDYAGTEVQYNSEELLILHEDEILAVLS, from the coding sequence ATGCGAATCATTCCCCTCGGCCCGAATGTCGTGGTGCGACGAATGGAGGCGGAGGAGAAGACCACGGGCGGCATCGTTCTGCCCGAAGGCGCTCGCAAAAAGCCGCGCGAAGGACGCGTGCTGTCCGTGGGGGACGGCATCATTCTTAAAGACGGCACCCGCGCCAGGCCACAGGTCAACGAAGGGGACCGGGTGTTGTTCAACGACTACGCCGGCACCGAAGTGCAGTACAACAGCGAAGAGCTGTTGATTCTGCACGAAGACGAGATCCTCGCCGTGCTTTCTTGA